In a single window of the Nicotiana tomentosiformis chromosome 10, ASM39032v3, whole genome shotgun sequence genome:
- the LOC138899968 gene encoding uncharacterized protein: MEGKKVLLRVSPIKGVMRFGKKGKLSPQYIVPFEVLERVGEVAYKLSLPPTLSGVHLVFHVFMLQKCYEDPSHVLDFRSTHLDKDLTYDDEPVAILDRQVRKLRSKNIAFVKVQWRGQQDTGSVTEFESQHVTFLEDEFPKKGEDEMIMDIVPNGSRMNVLDPSMSNIDPNGNNDE, encoded by the exons ATGGAGGGTAAAAaggttcttcttcgagtttcacccataaagggtgtgatgaggtttgggaagaagggaaagttgagccctcagtatattgttccattcgaggtgttagagagggttggtgaggtggcctacaaactttCATTGCCACCCACCTTATCAGGAGTTCATTtggtgtttcatgttttcatgcttcagAAGTGCTACGAGGACCcgtcacatgtgttggatttcagatCGACGcatttggacaaggatttgacgtATGATGatgagccggtggccattttggataggcaagttagaaagctgaggtcaaagaatattgcatttgtgaaggttcaatggagag GTCAACAAGACACTGGTAGTGTAACTGAGTTTGAATCACAACATGTCACATTCTTAGAGGATGAGTTTCCTAAGAAGGGAGAG GACGAGATGATCATGGATATCGTTCCAAATGGGAGCAGGATGAATGTTCTTGATCCAAGTATGAGCAACATTGATCCAAATGGGAACAATGATGAATAA